The nucleotide window CGCCATTACGCAGGATTCGAAACAGATGGACGCCGCTTCCGCATCCTAGCAGTGGTCGATGATTGCACGCGCGAGTGCTGGCGCCGGTGGCCGACACCTTGCTTTCCGAAGTGGCGCGAGAACTGGAGCGGCTGGTGATTGAGCGCGGCAAGCCGAAGATGGCGGTCAGCGACAACGGCAGCGAACTCACCAGCAACGCCATCCTGACCCGGCCTGGGGACATCAAGGGCATCAGCAGGAAGCGGGATGGCCCTCGTTCAATTTACCAAGCCACGGAGAGGTCAGTCTTACGAAAGAGTTGAAAGACGTGAAGCGCTCAGAAAAAGCCATCACCGAGCACACCAAACACAAGTTGACTGCAGCGCTGCTGCGGTCTCAGCTGGCGCTTGGAGCGCGAAGCGCGTCATGTCAAGGTGATGTTGCTGATTGGCCGGCCGGCTCCTGCTCATAGAACGATCACCGAAAGGACGACGGCACGACGATCCAGAAGGTTTGCAAGTTGCAAGGCTGCGAACAATGGCGACCGCGTCTTCACGCATATCAAGATGGCGACGAACCCTCCTGGCATCGTTCGTGATCAGGACGTACGACGATCGAGGAGCCGGATAGCGCGAGAATCATCATATCCGTATCCACGGAGCGGACCTGGGGCCCCGGAGTGCGATCCAATCAGGATCCGACCACAAGCGCTCCACCTCAAAGCTGAACAAAGGGATCAGATAGTCCCGGAGGATGATCGCGACGTGAGGTTCGTTGGCCTCATCCTCGGTCAAGTCCTTACTCTCCTCGCTGTCCGCATAATGAGCGGTCGGCTGGATCAGATGTCTCGTTTCGAAGGCGAACCTCACATCATCGAAAAGGAATAGGGCGCCGGGCTTCGAGAGCCGTACTGCTGCGATGGCGGCCGCCAGATCTACATAGATTGAATGGTTACCATCGAGATAGATGATATCGAATGTCTCCCGATTCCTGGCCAACTTGATCAGATTGAACAGGCATGTTCCTACGTGATTTCCCAGGAACCTGATGTGTCGATCGGTGATGCCGGCCGCGGCCAAGTCGACCCGGCGTGCGGCGCAATATGTTCGAAGTCCAAGCCCACATAGTGGATGCCGAGGTCGTCGATTGTCCCGAACCGCTCCGTCGCCCTGCGACATATTGAAGTCAGCCGGATCCTTTCGATCACGCCTCACAGTTCGAGCCGATGCGTCCACGTCACGCCGACGCGCACGCGACACCCGCCCAGTTCGGCCTCTATTACTCCTGCCCTTGCGCGCTGTCGCTAGGCGTTACGGAGCCGACCGCATCAATGCAGCGCCGCCCCTAGAAAATCCAGAATGCGTCAAATGGCGATGATTACTACGGCAGCGATCGAGGCGATGGCAATTGCGCTGATACGGTCCCTCAGCGCAAAAACAATAGGGTCATCGTCCATCAGACGCCGGTGCGCCATCATGAGCGCCCTGCCTATCCAATAGAGAAGAATTGGACAGATGAGCCATAGTGCCCTCGGATGTCGATAGAGTTTCTGCACATCGGGCGATGTAACGTAGAGTGCAAAGATCGTGATGGCGTTCAAGCCAGCCGCAGCAGCTAGAGCGGCAACGACACCAAGGTCGCCGATCCTGTAGTCACGGTCTGAACGATCCGGGAGGCCGCAGTCGAGCCGCGTCGCCAGTTCGACGTAGCGTTTGATTAGCGCAAGTGATGTGAAGATGAACATAGAGAAGATGAAAAGCCACTGCGAAATTTGAATTTCACTTGCCACACCACCTGCAACAATGCGTGTCGTGTAGAGCATTGCCAGCACAACGACGTCCACAAGCATCTTGCGCTTCAAATAGAAAGAATAGGCACTCGTTAGCACAAAGTAGCCAACCAATACGCCGATAAACTCAAGGGAGATTTTGGTTGCTAGCATCAGAGAAAATAGGAGAAGCGCCGGAACCATAAGCAAGCCGGTCCGAAGTTGGATAAGGCCACTCGCAAAGGGTCGAGCACGCTTGCTAGCGTGCGCGCGATCAGATTTAAGATCTAGTAGATCGTTGAGGACGTAGACGGCTGACGCACAAGCGCAAAATGCTAGAAACGCGATCACATCTGTGATGATGTTAGCCAACGTAAATTGATGCGAGGTCGCCAATGGCACAAAGACAAGGAGATTCTTGACATACTGATGGACCCGAAGGGCCTTGGACCACGGCCGCCTGCCCGCATTTCCGTGATCTAATGCGATGTAGTTATCCTTGAGCGCGACGAGCCGACGCTTTACCGAGTTGGAAAGGTCGACGCCGTAAGCTTTATCGGCAATCTCCCACACCGGAAAATCTGAGGGACCGTTGCCAATGTAATCAAATCCGTTCTTACCGAAAGCAGCTGCAAGTATCTCGGCCTTCAAAGACCCCGACAAATT belongs to Bradyrhizobium icense and includes:
- a CDS encoding UbiA family prenyltransferase, with product MVAKAADTEFLRDKPLVVDLDGSLLLTDMLYESFFNVLPIGFHANFAAVRALTNGKAAVKHHLAQTSELDYATLPYNTCVMDLIQSAKARGRKVYLATAANAKHARAIADHLGIFDGWFASDEKTNLSGSLKAEILAAAFGKNGFDYIGNGPSDFPVWEIADKAYGVDLSNSVKRRLVALKDNYIALDHGNAGRRPWSKALRVHQYVKNLLVFVPLATSHQFTLANIITDVIAFLAFCACASAVYVLNDLLDLKSDRAHASKRARPFASGLIQLRTGLLMVPALLLFSLMLATKISLEFIGVLVGYFVLTSAYSFYLKRKMLVDVVVLAMLYTTRIVAGGVASEIQISQWLFIFSMFIFTSLALIKRYVELATRLDCGLPDRSDRDYRIGDLGVVAALAAAAGLNAITIFALYVTSPDVQKLYRHPRALWLICPILLYWIGRALMMAHRRLMDDDPIVFALRDRISAIAIASIAAVVIIAI